A single region of the Malus sylvestris chromosome 8, drMalSylv7.2, whole genome shotgun sequence genome encodes:
- the LOC126631673 gene encoding uncharacterized protein LOC126631673, which translates to MDSVASTSSPPNHHPRRPRTRFKPTQPFADRILRALHHHLRLLHRRDSNFFVLGATGNVYTVSLSATPSCTCPDRTTPCKHIFFVFIRALGLPLDDACLRRRTLRPCQVNRLLGLPTLPEALAAFSLRERFHQLFFQGSSSSSATKPRHQVEIEEGSSCPVCLEEMAGKQEKVVACGTCRNPIHEECLMTWKRSSGGRSASCVICRARWKDINRIMKQDKYLNLAAYYATNHDQDDIGNASEGLSGDG; encoded by the coding sequence ATGGACTCCGTCGCCTCCACCTCCTCCCCACCAAACCACCACCCCCGACGCCCGCGAACCCGGTTCAAACCCACGCAACCCTTCGCCGACCGCATTCTTCGAGccctccaccaccacctccgCCTCCTCCACCGCCGAGACTCCAACTTCTTCGTGTTAGGCGCCACGGGGAACGTCTACACCGTCTCCTTATCCGCCACCCCTTCATGCACGTGCCCGGACCGTACAACCCCATGCAAGCACATTTTCTTCGTGTTCATCCGAGCGTTGGGCCTTCCCCTCGATGACGCATGTCTGAGGAGGAGGACGCTGCGGCCGTGCCAGGTCAACCGCCTCTTAGGGCTGCCTACGCTGCCGGAAGCACTGGCGGCTTTCAGCCTTCGAGAGAGGTTTCACCAGTTGTTTTTTCAGGGCTCCTCGTCGTCGTCAGCAACAAAGCCACGACATCAGGTGGAAATTGAAGAGGGAAGTAGCTGCCCGGTTTGTTTGGAGGAGATGGCGGGAAAGCAAGAGAAGGTGGTGGCTTGCGGGACGTGTAGAAACCCTATACacgaagagtgtttgatgacgTGGAAGAGGAGCAGCGGGGGGAGGTCGGCTAGTTGCGTGATTTGTAGGGCAAGGTGGAAGGATATTAATAGGATTATGAAACAAGATAAGTACTTGAATTTGGCTGCTTATTATGCTACTAATCATGATCAAGATGACATTGGTAATGCTAGTGAGGGTCTATCGGGTGATGGTTGA